One Drosophila santomea strain STO CAGO 1482 chromosome X, Prin_Dsan_1.1, whole genome shotgun sequence DNA segment encodes these proteins:
- the LOC120456177 gene encoding integrin beta-PS isoform X2, with amino-acid sequence MILERNRRSQLALLLIALLAAIAGQTDAQKAAKLTVSTCASKEKCHTCIQTEGCAWCMQPDFSGQSRCYQNTSKLCPEEFAYSPITLEEILVNMELTKKAELASGSSGYAMSASGSSSSSSSSSSSSYYSESSSGSSFAGRSEEHSAGKIVQVQPQSMRLALRVNEKHNIKISYSQAEGYPVDLYYLMDLSKSMEDDKAKLSTLGDKLSETMKRITNNFHLGFGSFVDKVLMPYVSTIPKNLREPCPNCTATYGFHHQMVLNKNVAQFTNEVKNATVSGNLDAPEGGFDAIMQAIACRSQIGWREHARRLLVFSTDAGFHYAGDGKLGGVIAPNDGECHLSPKGEYTHSTLQDYPSISQINQKVKDNAINIIFAVTAGQLSVYEKLVGHIQGSSAAKLDNDSSNVVELVKDEYAKISSSVEMKDNATGDVKITYFSSCLSNGPELQTSKCDNLKEGQKVSFTAQIQLLQCPENPSDWTQTIHISPVGINEVMQIQLSMLCSCPCEQPGSIGYQEQANSCSSHGTSMCGICNCDDSFFGNKCECSATDLNSKYANDTSCRADSTSTTDCSGRGNCVCGACECTKRPNPIEIVSGKYCECDNFSCERNKNQLCTGPDHGTCECGRCKCKPGWTGSNCGCKESNDTCMPPEGGEICSGHGSCECGVCKCTVTDKGRYSGLYCEKCPTCSGRCQELKDCVQCQMYKTGKLNNGDDCARNCTGFVPVGVEKVEIDETKDEQLCTFFDEDGCKFLFKYSNQGELHVYAQENKECLPKVFMLGIVLGVIGAIVLVGLAILLLWKLLTTIHDRREFARFEKERMNAKWDTGENPIYKQATSTFKNPMYAGK; translated from the exons ATGATCCTCGAGAGAAACCGGAGGAGCCAGCTGGCCCTCCTCCTCATCGCCCTGCTGGCCGCCATCGCTGGACAAACGGATGCCCAGAAAGCGGCCAAACTGACAGTGAGCACCTGCGCATCGAAGGAAAAGTGTCACACCTGCATCCAGACGGAGGGCTGCGCCTGGTGCATGCAGCCGGACTTTTCGGGCCAGTCGCGGTGCTACCAAAACACCAGCAAATTGTGTCCGGAGGAGTTCGCCTACAGTCCAATAACGCTTGAGGAAATTCTCGTGAACATGGAACTAACCAAGAAAGCAGAACTCGCGAGTGGTAGCAGCGGCTACGCCATGTCAGCCAGCGGCTCAAGCTCCAGCTCCTCAAGCTCCAGCTCCTCAAGCTACTACTCGGAGAGCTCCTCAGGATCCAGTTTCGCCGGCAGATCTGAAGAGCACTCGGCCGGCAAAATCGTTCAAGTTCAACCGCAGTCCATGCGACTCGCATTGCGCGTCA ATGAGAAACACAACATCAAAATTAGCTACTCTCAGGCGGAGGGATATCCGGTGGATCTCTACTACTTGATGGACCTCTCCAAATCCATGGAGGACGACAAGGCCAAGTTGTCTACGCTGGGAGACAAGTTGTCTGAGACCATGAAACGCATCACCAACAATTTCCATCTCGGTTTCGGTTCGTTTGTGGACAAGGTGCTCATGCCCTATGTCTCGACCATTCCCAAAAA CCTGAGGGAGCCGTGCCCTAATTGCACTGCAACCTATGGCTTTCACCACCAAATGGTCTTAAATAAGAATGTAGCCCAATTTACT AACGAGGTGAAGAATGCCACAGTGTCGGGCAACTTGGATGCTCCCGAAGGAGGCTTCGATGCCATCATGCAGGCCATTGCCTGCCGCTCGCAGATCGGTTGGCGGGAACATGCTCGTCGCCTGCTCGTCTTCTCCACGGACGCAGGTTTCCACTATGCAGGCGATGGCAAATTGGGCGGCGTGATTGCTCCCAACGATGGAGAGTGCCACTTAAGTCCCAAGGGCGAGTATACGCACTCCACTTTGCAGGATTATCCCAGTATCTCGCAGATCAATCAGAAGGTCAAGGACAATGCCATCAACATTATCTTTGCCGTGACTGCCGGCCAGTTATCCGTATACGAAAAGTTGGTGGGACACATCCAGGGATCGTCGGCGGCCAAGCTCGATAACGATTCATCCAACGTGGTTGAATTGGTCAAGGATGAATATGCG AAAATCTCCTCTTCGGTCGAGATGAAGGACAATGCCACTGGTGATGTGAAAATCACATACTTCTCGTCCTGCCTGAGCAACGGACCCGAACTGCAGACCTCGAAGTGCGACAATCTGAAGGAGGGCCAGAAGGTGAGCTTCACAGCCCAGATACAGTTGCTCCAGTGTCCCGAGAATCCGAGCGACTGGACACAGACGATCCACATCTCGCCCGTCGGCATCAACGAGGTCATGCAAATCCAGCTGAGTATGCTGTGCTCTTGTCCCTGCGAACAGCCCGGCTCAATTGGATATCAGGAGCAGGCgaacagctgcagcagccacGGCACCTCCATGTGCGGCATCTGCAATTGCGATGATAGCTTCTTCGGCAACAAATGCGAGTGCTCGGCAACGGACCTGAATTCGAAATACGCCAACGACACTAGCTGCCGGGCGGATAGCACCTCCACGACGGATTGCTCTGGTCGGGGCAATTGCGTTTGCGGCGCCTGCGAATGCACCAAGCGACCAAATCCGATTGAGATCGTATCCGGAAAGTACTGCGAGTGCGATAACTTCAGCTGCGAACGCAACAAGAATCAGTTGTGCACGGGTCCGGATCACGGCACCTGCGAGTGCGGACGGTGCAAGTGCAAGCCGGGCTGGACGGGCTCCAATTGCGGCTGCAAGGAGTCCAACGATACATGTATGCCACCTGAAGGAGGCGAGATCTGCTCCGGTCATGGTAGCTGCGAGTGCGGTGTCTGCAAGTGTACGGTTACCGATAAGGGACGCTATTCGGGCCTCTATTGCGAGAAGTGCCCAACTTGCTCGGGCAGGTGCCAGGAGCTGAAGGACTGTGTTCAGTGCCAGATGTACAAGACGGGCAAGCTGAACAATGGTGATGATTGCGCTAGGAACTGCACTGGATTTGTGCCCGTTGGCGTGGAAAAAGTGGAGATCGATGAGACCAAGGACGAGCAGTTGTGCACGTTCTTCGACGAGGACGGCTGCAAGTTCCTGTTCAAGTACAGCAATCAGGGTGAGCTGCATGTGTATGCACAGGAGAACAAGGAGTGCCTGCCCAAGGTTTTCATGTTGGGCATCGTACTGGGCGTAATTGGAGCCATTGTCTTGGTCGGTCTGGCCATCCTGCTGCTGTGGAAGCTGCTCACTACGATCCACGATCGACGGGAGTTCGCTCGTTTCGAAAAGGAGCGCATGAACGCCAAATGGGATACG GGTGAGAATCCCATCTACAAGCAGGCCACCTCCACCTTCAAGAACCCCATGTATGCGGGCAAATAA
- the LOC120456177 gene encoding integrin beta-PS isoform X1: protein MILERNRRSQLALLLIALLAAIAGQTDAQKAAKLTVSTCASKEKCHTCIQTEGCAWCMQPDFSGQSRCYQNTSKLCPEEFAYSPITLEEILVNMELTKKAELASGSSGYAMSASGSSSSSSSSSSSSYYSESSSGSSFAGRSEEHSAGKIVQVQPQSMRLALRVNEKHNIKISYSQAEGYPVDLYYLMDLSKSMEDDKAKLSTLGDKLSETMKRITNNFHLGFGSFVDKVLMPYVSTIPKKLEHPCEDCKAPYGYQNHMPLNNNTERFSNEVKNATVSGNLDAPEGGFDAIMQAIACRSQIGWREHARRLLVFSTDAGFHYAGDGKLGGVIAPNDGECHLSPKGEYTHSTLQDYPSISQINQKVKDNAINIIFAVTAGQLSVYEKLVGHIQGSSAAKLDNDSSNVVELVKDEYAKISSSVEMKDNATGDVKITYFSSCLSNGPELQTSKCDNLKEGQKVSFTAQIQLLQCPENPSDWTQTIHISPVGINEVMQIQLSMLCSCPCEQPGSIGYQEQANSCSSHGTSMCGICNCDDSFFGNKCECSATDLNSKYANDTSCRADSTSTTDCSGRGNCVCGACECTKRPNPIEIVSGKYCECDNFSCERNKNQLCTGPDHGTCECGRCKCKPGWTGSNCGCKESNDTCMPPEGGEICSGHGSCECGVCKCTVTDKGRYSGLYCEKCPTCSGRCQELKDCVQCQMYKTGKLNNGDDCARNCTGFVPVGVEKVEIDETKDEQLCTFFDEDGCKFLFKYSNQGELHVYAQENKECLPKVFMLGIVLGVIGAIVLVGLAILLLWKLLTTIHDRREFARFEKERMNAKWDTGENPIYKQATSTFKNPMYAGK from the exons ATGATCCTCGAGAGAAACCGGAGGAGCCAGCTGGCCCTCCTCCTCATCGCCCTGCTGGCCGCCATCGCTGGACAAACGGATGCCCAGAAAGCGGCCAAACTGACAGTGAGCACCTGCGCATCGAAGGAAAAGTGTCACACCTGCATCCAGACGGAGGGCTGCGCCTGGTGCATGCAGCCGGACTTTTCGGGCCAGTCGCGGTGCTACCAAAACACCAGCAAATTGTGTCCGGAGGAGTTCGCCTACAGTCCAATAACGCTTGAGGAAATTCTCGTGAACATGGAACTAACCAAGAAAGCAGAACTCGCGAGTGGTAGCAGCGGCTACGCCATGTCAGCCAGCGGCTCAAGCTCCAGCTCCTCAAGCTCCAGCTCCTCAAGCTACTACTCGGAGAGCTCCTCAGGATCCAGTTTCGCCGGCAGATCTGAAGAGCACTCGGCCGGCAAAATCGTTCAAGTTCAACCGCAGTCCATGCGACTCGCATTGCGCGTCA ATGAGAAACACAACATCAAAATTAGCTACTCTCAGGCGGAGGGATATCCGGTGGATCTCTACTACTTGATGGACCTCTCCAAATCCATGGAGGACGACAAGGCCAAGTTGTCTACGCTGGGAGACAAGTTGTCTGAGACCATGAAACGCATCACCAACAATTTCCATCTCGGTTTCGGTTCGTTTGTGGACAAGGTGCTCATGCCCTATGTCTCGACCATTCCCAAAAA ACTCGAGCATCCATGCGAGGACTGCAAGGCTCCCTATGGTTACCAAAATCACATGCCACTCAACAATAACACCGAACGCTTCTCT AACGAGGTGAAGAATGCCACAGTGTCGGGCAACTTGGATGCTCCCGAAGGAGGCTTCGATGCCATCATGCAGGCCATTGCCTGCCGCTCGCAGATCGGTTGGCGGGAACATGCTCGTCGCCTGCTCGTCTTCTCCACGGACGCAGGTTTCCACTATGCAGGCGATGGCAAATTGGGCGGCGTGATTGCTCCCAACGATGGAGAGTGCCACTTAAGTCCCAAGGGCGAGTATACGCACTCCACTTTGCAGGATTATCCCAGTATCTCGCAGATCAATCAGAAGGTCAAGGACAATGCCATCAACATTATCTTTGCCGTGACTGCCGGCCAGTTATCCGTATACGAAAAGTTGGTGGGACACATCCAGGGATCGTCGGCGGCCAAGCTCGATAACGATTCATCCAACGTGGTTGAATTGGTCAAGGATGAATATGCG AAAATCTCCTCTTCGGTCGAGATGAAGGACAATGCCACTGGTGATGTGAAAATCACATACTTCTCGTCCTGCCTGAGCAACGGACCCGAACTGCAGACCTCGAAGTGCGACAATCTGAAGGAGGGCCAGAAGGTGAGCTTCACAGCCCAGATACAGTTGCTCCAGTGTCCCGAGAATCCGAGCGACTGGACACAGACGATCCACATCTCGCCCGTCGGCATCAACGAGGTCATGCAAATCCAGCTGAGTATGCTGTGCTCTTGTCCCTGCGAACAGCCCGGCTCAATTGGATATCAGGAGCAGGCgaacagctgcagcagccacGGCACCTCCATGTGCGGCATCTGCAATTGCGATGATAGCTTCTTCGGCAACAAATGCGAGTGCTCGGCAACGGACCTGAATTCGAAATACGCCAACGACACTAGCTGCCGGGCGGATAGCACCTCCACGACGGATTGCTCTGGTCGGGGCAATTGCGTTTGCGGCGCCTGCGAATGCACCAAGCGACCAAATCCGATTGAGATCGTATCCGGAAAGTACTGCGAGTGCGATAACTTCAGCTGCGAACGCAACAAGAATCAGTTGTGCACGGGTCCGGATCACGGCACCTGCGAGTGCGGACGGTGCAAGTGCAAGCCGGGCTGGACGGGCTCCAATTGCGGCTGCAAGGAGTCCAACGATACATGTATGCCACCTGAAGGAGGCGAGATCTGCTCCGGTCATGGTAGCTGCGAGTGCGGTGTCTGCAAGTGTACGGTTACCGATAAGGGACGCTATTCGGGCCTCTATTGCGAGAAGTGCCCAACTTGCTCGGGCAGGTGCCAGGAGCTGAAGGACTGTGTTCAGTGCCAGATGTACAAGACGGGCAAGCTGAACAATGGTGATGATTGCGCTAGGAACTGCACTGGATTTGTGCCCGTTGGCGTGGAAAAAGTGGAGATCGATGAGACCAAGGACGAGCAGTTGTGCACGTTCTTCGACGAGGACGGCTGCAAGTTCCTGTTCAAGTACAGCAATCAGGGTGAGCTGCATGTGTATGCACAGGAGAACAAGGAGTGCCTGCCCAAGGTTTTCATGTTGGGCATCGTACTGGGCGTAATTGGAGCCATTGTCTTGGTCGGTCTGGCCATCCTGCTGCTGTGGAAGCTGCTCACTACGATCCACGATCGACGGGAGTTCGCTCGTTTCGAAAAGGAGCGCATGAACGCCAAATGGGATACG GGTGAGAATCCCATCTACAAGCAGGCCACCTCCACCTTCAAGAACCCCATGTATGCGGGCAAATAA